One Candidatus Parvarchaeota archaeon genomic window carries:
- a CDS encoding DNA adenine methylase gives MLEEAKPFIKWAGGKRQLLDELTRDLPNFEDYHEPFLGGGAMFFRLEAMNKIKLAFLSDSNNELVNAYWAIKNKVFDLMAELSKSHYTNDVTAYYNIRSTNPNSKLERAARFIYLNKTAFNGLYRVNLKGGFNVPFGKYESPKILDSENLLLVHRALQKDNLHCGDFSVVLKNSKRGDLVYLDPPYFPISETSNFTGYTKDSFTIKDQERLLQIFKKLDSKGCYVMLSNSYNDFTADLYAEFEPEIVHANRMINCKGDRRGKINELIVRNWEPKVVQRKLVEEIVATN, from the coding sequence ATGTTAGAAGAAGCAAAACCGTTTATAAAGTGGGCTGGGGGCAAACGGCAGCTGTTAGATGAACTAACACGTGACCTGCCTAATTTTGAAGATTACCACGAGCCGTTTTTGGGCGGCGGAGCTATGTTCTTTAGGCTAGAGGCTATGAACAAGATAAAACTAGCCTTCTTAAGCGATTCCAACAATGAACTAGTCAACGCATACTGGGCTATAAAGAATAAAGTCTTTGACCTTATGGCTGAGCTTTCGAAATCTCATTATACAAATGATGTGACAGCTTATTACAATATCAGGTCAACAAACCCGAATTCAAAGTTAGAAAGAGCTGCGAGATTTATTTACTTGAACAAAACTGCTTTTAATGGGCTTTATCGAGTAAATTTGAAGGGTGGTTTTAATGTGCCTTTTGGCAAATATGAAAGCCCAAAGATTCTTGACAGCGAGAACCTTCTCCTTGTCCATAGAGCATTACAAAAAGACAACCTCCATTGTGGTGACTTTTCAGTTGTCCTGAAGAACTCCAAAAGAGGCGATCTTGTCTACCTTGATCCTCCGTATTTCCCTATTTCCGAAACCTCAAATTTCACAGGCTATACCAAAGACAGTTTCACGATTAAAGATCAGGAAAGACTTTTGCAGATATTCAAGAAACTTGATTCAAAAGGCTGCTATGTGATGCTGAGCAATTCGTACAACGACTTTACAGCTGATCTTTATGCTGAATTTGAGCCAGAGATAGTTCATGCAAATAGGATGATTAATTGCAAAGGAGACAGGCGCGGCAAGATAAATGAGCTAATCGTCAGGAATTGGGAGCCCAAGGTAGTCCAAAGAAAGCTCGTTGAAGAAATAGTCGCAACCAACTGA
- a CDS encoding Lrp/AsnC family transcriptional regulator — MGMETGEKLKIDGKDLEILALLEADCSRTKKQIAKKLAVPLTTVHNRIAKLENSGVIAGYKARIDKRKLGFGVGAIVSITVNYITKDYSQEQTASKIMQLDGVEFVAIVTGTTDLIAKVTARDTDGLNSFLTHQLRKIPGIDKTTTLVVLKEYG, encoded by the coding sequence AAAATTGATGGGAAGGACTTGGAGATACTTGCCTTGCTTGAGGCAGACTGCTCCAGGACAAAAAAGCAGATTGCAAAGAAACTTGCCGTGCCCCTAACGACAGTGCACAACAGGATTGCAAAACTTGAGAATAGCGGGGTAATAGCAGGCTACAAGGCAAGGATTGACAAAAGGAAGCTTGGGTTTGGTGTCGGGGCAATTGTCAGCATTACTGTGAATTATATCACTAAGGATTATTCGCAGGAGCAGACTGCAAGCAAAATCATGCAGCTTGACGGAGTGGAATTTGTCGCAATAGTGACTGGGACAACGGACTTGATTGCAAAAGTCACGGCGCGTGATACTGACGGCCTCAACAGCTTTCTTACCCACCAGCTGCGAAAGATACCAGGAATCGACAAGACGACGACACTTGTTGTGCTCAAAGAGTATGGGTGA